TCCGTCCGGTAGTGGGACCACCCGGTTCGCCGGCTGCACCGTCAGTTCCACGGCGGTGCCGTACGCGGGGCCGTTGCGGGCCAGCAGCAGCCACACCCGGTCACCGACGCCGACGTGGCCGACACCCGGTCCGACAGCCTCCACGATTCCCGCACCGTCCTGTCCCGGTGCGACCTCGCCGACCGGATCGCTCAGTCCTGCTCCGGAACGGTGCTTCCAGTCCGTCGGGTTCACCCCCGAACGGACGACGCGAACCACGACCTCGCCGGGGCCCGCGGACGGCTCGGGGCGGTCGACAAGCCGGAGCACAGAGGAAGGACCCGTCCCGGAATACACGATCGCACGCATACTTCGAACATAGTCCCCGCCCGCCGGCGATGCGGCGAGCGCGTTTCCGGCGAACGCGCCGCGCGGCCCGGCAGGCCGCGCGGCGCGCGGGGGCCTCAGTTGAGCAGGTCCTGCAGGAACTTGCCGGTGTAGCTCTCGCCGACCGAGGCGACGTGCTCGGGCGTGCCCTCGGCGACGATCGTGCCGCCGCCGGAACCGCCCTCCGGGCCCAGGTCGATGACCCAGTCCGAGGTCTTGATCACGTCGAGGTTGTGCTCGATCACGATCACCGAGTTGCCCTTGTCGACCAGGCCGTTGATTACGCCGAGCAGCTTGCGGATGTCCTCGAAGTGCAGGCCGGTGGTCGGCTCGTCCAGCACGTACACCGTCTTGCCGGTGGACCGCTTCTGCAGCTCGCTGGCGAGCTTCACGCGCTGCGCCTCACCACCGGACAGGGTCGGCGCGGGCTGGCCGAGCCGCACGTAGCCCAGGCCCACGTCGACCAGCGTCTGCAGGTGCCGGTGGATCGCCTTGATCGGCTCGAAGAACTCGGCGGCCTCCTCGATCGGCATGTCGAGGACGTCGGAGACCGTCTTGCCCTTGTAGTGCACCTCCAGCGTCTCGCGGTTGTACCGGGCGCCCTTGCAGACCTCGCACGGCACGTACACGTCGGGCAGGAAGTTCATCTCGATCTTGATCGTGCCGTCGCCCGCGCACGCCTCGCAGCGGCCGCCCTTGACGTTGAACGAGAACCGTCCCGGCTGGTAACCGCGAACCTTCGCCTCGGTGGTGGCCGCGAACAGCTTGCGCACGTGGTCCCACACGCCGGTGTAGGTGGCCGGGTTGGACCGCGGGGTGCGGCCGATCGGCGACTGGTCGACCCGCACCAGCTTGTCCACCTGGTCCAGGCCACGCACGCGGGTGTGACGGCCGGGCACCTGGCGGGCCCCGTTGAGCTTGTTCGCCAGCACCGTCGCGAGGATGTCGTTGACCAGCGTCGACTTGCCGGAACCGGACACCCCGGTGACCGACACCAGACAGCCCAGCGGGAACGACACGTCCACGCCGCGCAAGTTGTGCTCGCGCGCGCCCACGACGGTCAGCTGCCGCTTCTTGTTCGACGGCCGCCGGATCGACGGCACCGGGATCTCCTCGCGTCCCGCCAGGTACGCGCCGGTCAGCGACTTGCGGTTCTTGAGCAGCTTGGTGAACGGTCCACTGTGGACGATGTGGCCGCCGTGCTCCCCCGCGCCCGGGCCGATGTCGACCACCCAGTCGCTGGAGCGGATGGTGTCCTCGTCGTGCTCGACGACGATCAGCGTGTTGCCCAGATCCCGCAGCCTCGTCAGCGTGTCGATGAGGCGGCGGTTGTCCCGCTGGTGCAGGCCGATCGACGGCTCGTCCAGCACGTAGAGCACGCCGACCAGACCGGACCCGATCTGGGTCGCGAGCCGGATGCGCTGGGCCTCGCCACCGGACAGCGTGGCCGAGGCGCGGTCGAGCGAGAGGTAGTTCAGGCCGACGTCGAGCAGGAAGCGCAGCCGCGCCTGGATCTCCTTGAGCACCGCGCCGGCGATCATCGCCTCGCGCTGCCCCAGCTTCAGGCCGTCGAGGAACTCCGATGCCTCCTCGATGGACAGGGCGCAGACCTCGGCGATGGACCGGTCACCGCGCTCGCCGTGTTCGAGGGTGACCGCCAGGATCTCCGGCTTGAGCCTGCTGCCCTGGCACGCGGGGCACGGGACCTCGCGCATGTAGCCCTCGTAGCGCTCACGCATGTACTCGGACTCGGTCTGGTCCAGGCGCCGTTCCAGGAACGGGATGACGCCCTCGAAGCTGGCGTAGTAGCTGCGCTGGCGGCCGTACCGGTTGCGGTAGCGGACGTGCACCTGGTCGTCGACGCCGTGCAGCACCGCCTTCTGCGCCTTCGCCGTCAGCCTGCGCCACGGCGTGTCCATGCGGAAGCCGATGGTCTCCGACAGCGACTCCAGCAGGCGCTGGAAGTACTCGGCGCTCTGCCCGCCGGACCACGGCGCGATGGCGCCGTCCTCCAGCGACAGCTCGTCGTCGGGCACCACCAGCTCCGGGTCGACCTCCTTGCGGATGCCGATGCCGGTGCACTCCGGGCAGGCGCCGTAGGGCGAGTTGAACGAGAACGAGCGGGGTTCGAGGTCCTCGATGGCCAGCGGGTGCCCGTTGGGGCAGGCCAGGTTCTCGGAGAACCCGCGGACGCGGTGCGCGTCGCCCTCCGGCAGGTCGACGAACTCCAGCTCGACCAGGCCGTCGGCCAGCCGCAGCGCGGTTTCGACGGAGTCGGTGAGCCGCTGCTTCGCGGAGGTCTTGACCGTGAGCCGGTCGACCACCACACCGATGTGGTGCTTCTCCTGCTTCTTCAGCTTCGGCGGCTCGGTGAGCGAGTACACCTGCCCGTCGATGCGGGCCCGCGAGTAGCCCTGCTGCTGCAGGTTGCTGAACAGGTCGACGTACTCGCCCTTGCGGCCGCGCACGACCGGGGCGAGCACCTGGAACCGGGTGCCCTGCTCCATGTCCAGCACCTGGTCGACGATCTGCTGCGGGGTCTGCTTGCTGATCGGCTCACCGCACTGCGGGCAGTGCGGCTTGCCGGCGCGCGCGTAGAGCAGCCGGAGGTAGTCGTAGACCTCGGTGATGGTGCCCACGGTGGACCGCGGGTTGCGCGAGGTGGACTTCTGGTCGATCGACACCGCGGGCGAGAGCCCCTCGATGAAGTCGACGTCCGGTTTGTCCATCTGCCCCAGGAACTGCCGGGCGTACGCCGACAGCGACTCCACGTACCGTCGCTGGCCCTCGGCGAAGATCGTGTCGAAGGCCAGGCTCGACTTGCCCGATCCGGACAGGCCGGTGAACACGATCAGGCTGTCCCGGGGCAGGTCGAGGTCGACGCCGCGGAGGTTGTGCTCGCGCGCACCGCGAACAACGAGGCGATCAGCCACGGATGAGGTCCCTTCCCTGGAATGTGACGGCCGGATCAGCCAGCCGCATCCATGCTAGGACGACCCACCGACAGAAACCGGAGCCGGACCGCTCGGCTCCCCCGTGACGAGGGTGTCCGGAGCTGTCCGGGGCACCGGCGCGGTGGCGCCGCGTGGCCCGGTGAGCCAGCGGTGGGCCGGCCGTTCGACGAGTTTGGTGAGCAGCCATCCGGCGCCGATCGCCGCCCCCAGCACGAGCGGCAGGCGTGCCCAGGCGGGCAGCCCCGCGAGCTGCAGCGCCTTGGCCAGGATGTAGCCCAGTTCCTGGTGCAACAGGTAGACGCCGTAGGAAATTCCGGCGAGCCAGCCGAGGAACGGGGCGACGGGACGCAGGAACGTCCAGTCCGGGCCCTTCGCGGCCGCGCACACCAGCACCAGCACCAGCACGAACCCGATGTCGGAGGGCAGGCGGGACGGGTCGGTGGGCAGCGCCACGTGGTGCGGGTAGAGGTGCAGGTCCTGCGCCACCACGACCGCGGCGAGCAGGGGGACGAGGTGCGCGGTGGACATGCGGCCCCGCGACCACAGCCAGACCGCGATGCCCGCGGCGAACGCGTGCAGCCGGTGCAGGCCGAAGCCGAACACGAGCGCGAACGCCCACGGCGACGGGTTGTCCGGCCCGAACATCCAGAACCGCACGACCAGCGGGAGCAGCGTCATCCCCCAGGCCAGCAGCTTCGCGTGCCGGGCCGCGCGCGGCGAGTGGAACCAGCGGGTGCGCGACCACAGCAGCGCCGCGCCGGCGAACACCATCATCTGCACCGGCAGCGTCCAGTAGGAGCCGTCGAGCCAGATGAAACCCTGGTGCCAGCCCTGGATCATGAGCAGGTTGACCAGCAGGTCGTGGCCGACCGGCACGTACCAGGACGACGCCCACGCGACGCCGTCGGTGGTCGGGCCGAACAGCTTGTCCCACCAGTGGCCGCCGAACCCCTGGCCGTTGAACGCGGCGTCCGCGAGGCGCATGACGAAGTAGGTGAGCAGCACGGCGACCAGGTACGGCGGCACCAGCCGGGCGGTCTTCTTCCACATCCAGCGGCCGGGCGCGCCGCGGCGCACCGTCTGGCACACGAAGAAGGCCGAGACGACCATCAGGATCGCGGCGCCGAACTGGGCGGTGACCTTGACCGGGTAGTCGTCCAGTTCGGTGTGGGCCAGCGGCCCCTGGTGGGTGATGTGGCCGAGCATCACGGACACCACGGCGAGGACACGCACGGCGTCCCAGCTGATGCGCCGGGAGCCGGGCCGGTGGCGGGGGTTCTCGGGGAGGAAACTCGGCACGGTGTCGGGACGTCCTGCATGATCGGGTCGGGGTCAGGCGGAGCCTACGTTACCGATCTGAGATCAACCTGAACGGGTGGAACCCGGTGTGGCGCGGCGGCTACGGTTGGCGGCGTGAACGTCGCAGAGGACTACACCGGCCACGTCGAGCCGGGCGGGGACGCGGCCCGCAGGGTGTTGCGGGCGCTGACCATCACCAAGCTGTCGGTCGGCCCCATGGACAACAACGCCTACCTGCTGGTTTGCCGCGCGCAGAACGAGGCGCTGCTGATCGACGCCGCGGCCGACCCGGAGCGCATCTCGGATCTGATCGGCCACGGTCCGGACCGGCCCGCGCTGCGCACCGTCGTGACCACCCACCAGCACGGCGACCACTGGCAGGCCCTGGGCGCGGTCGCCGGCGCGAACGGATCGAACACCGCGGCTCACCCGTTGGATGCCGAAGTGCTGCCGGTACCGCCCGATTTCCTGGTCGAACACGGCGACACGATCACGGTTGGTGACTGCAGTCTTGAGGTGATTCACCTGAGGGGGCACACTCCAGGCTCGATCGCGTTGTTGTACCGCGACCCGGACGGCTCGACGCACCTCTTCACGGGTGACTCACTCTTCCCCGGCGGCGTGGGCAAGACCGGCTCGCCGGAGGACTTCGAGTCGTTGCTGAACGACGTGACGTCGCGGATCTTCGATGTGCTGCCGGACGAGACGTGGTTCTACCCCGGCCACGGCGACGACTCGACGCTGGGCGCGGAGCGGCCCAAGCTGGCGGAGTGGCGCGAGCGCGGCTGGTGATCCGGGAAGGGCCGCTTGAGACCTCCAAGCGGCCCTTCCGCTCGCCGGCAAGCTGAACGGGGAATGCACCATCACCGCGGTTTGGTCGACACTTTCCGGACGAACGACTCCCCCGGCCAGAAGGTGTCACCCAGCGTCAGCTGATCAAATAGCACGCAGACGGCGCCGGGTGTGTCCTCGGAATCCCAGACGGCCGACACCTCCCGGCCGCGTTCGTTCCCGTACCGGCTCAGCCAGTAGATCCGGTCACCCGGCTCGAGCCCGAAAGCCAGTACGCTCTCCCGGTGCGACGACATCTGAGTACTCGGTCGCCCGATCCGCGCGTCGAAACCGTATTCCCCGGTCGGCCGGGGGCATCGCCAGACTATCCGGAACTGCTTGTCGATCGGCAGTGCAGGTGAACCCGCGCGCACTTCTTTCACCAGGTAGAACGTGACGAGCCGGCGCGCCTTGGCCGACATCTCGCGCCACGGTTTCGAGAGCGCTTCGGCGCATGCCTCCGCATCCGACTCCAGCTCCGTGGAAATGGCAGCCAGATCGTGGTCAGTTGCGGTTTCGGTGCGGAGCTGCTGGATCGACCGGGTCAGCGAATCGGATTCGACCCAAAGATGATGTTCAACTCGTCTGGCCACGTAATTGTCGCGTGCGCCGATATTGGTGCGAAGCGGCGGATCGTCGGCGACGGGTTCGCGAGCCCACCGCGCCGCGTCGAAGCAGGCCGCCAGCCACTGCGCCTCAGCCCTGCTCAACATCGTGTTCGCCACTACGGGCGCGCTGGAAAGCAGATCTGGTCGACCGTGGGGATGGAAATGCTCAGGGCCGATGTGCTCCGGCTGCCAGTCGAGGTCGCTGTGGAGCAGGGTCGCGAATTCCTCACCCCGGCGCTGCCAGAAAATCAGGTCCTCGCCGTGCGCGTTCACATGGTGCTGCACGATGTTCGATGCACCGAACTCGACGCCCGCCATCTCGCCCAACTGAGCCTGGATTATCCGATTGCCTCGATAGCGGCTCAGGTAGTGCCTGACCTCGGCGACGAAGTCCGCAATGGAATCGTCGCCCAACTTCTGGTCGGAACGGATGGTGATCGTCTTGAGCACCTCGCCGTTGCGCCGCGCCGCCAGCAGTTGCTGGGTGGCATTGGCCCAGTGGAGACTTCCGGTGTCCGGATCGTGCACGACGCAGACCACGGGAACGTTGCCATCGGCCCAGGTTCGGCCGTGTTCACCGACCGGCACGAAATATCCGTCGGCTCTGCGCCACGAACGCCCACCCTTGACCTGGATTTTGACCACGTCGCCGGTGACCTGGCCGTCCTCGGTGAACGTGAGGTGCTGGTCCTCGCCGAAATCGTTCTGGCCGTCCACTTCCTGGACAATGTGGTCGTGTCGCTCCAGAAGCGTCCGCAGCGCATTGACCGCCGCGCGGCTGGGTCCGCGAGCGTCAGGCACCTTCGGCAACTACCCCTCCAGATCTCTGGTACGCGGCGACCGGCAGGGGTCCGCAACGGGTTGGAGGATCTTCGGCAGACTTCGGTGGCGCGCCACCAGTTCCTCCGCTGTGAGCCGCCGATTACGGGGAAGCCGGTCGTGGCTCCGGCTGATCGCCTCCACGGGGCCGATCCTAGCGGGAGATGACACCACGTGGCCCCTCGCTACGCAGGCTCAGTAGAAGAACACGTCTTCCGTCAGCCCGGCGTGCAGGGTCCGGTACGAGCCCGTGTAGAAGAGCAGCGGCGCGCCGTCCCGGTAGTCCAGGTGCTCGACTTCCCCCAGGAACAGCGTGTGGTCCCCGGCGGGAACGCGGTCCACGATCCGGCAGCCGATCCGGGCCAGGCCGCCGGGGACGAAGTCGAAGGCGCCCGGGGACTCGAAACGCACGTCGAAACAAGGGCGGCCGCCGAAGTGGCGGGATACCGCCTCCTGGTCGGCCGACAGCACCGTCACCGCGTACCGGTCGCCCGCCTCCAGGTACCGGGCCATCGCGCAGGCCCCCAGCGACACCAGGATCAACGGCGGCTCCAGCGACACGGACAGGAAACCGTTGGCCGTCATGCCGTGCACGCCGTCCGCGGTGCGTGTGGTGATGACCGTGACGCCGGTGGCGAACCGGCCCATCGCCGTCCGGAAACGGCGCGCGTCGGTCGCCATCGTGGTGGTCACGAGCCCTCGACGGGAGCGTGGTGCAGGATCTGCGCCCCGCCCGTGGCGTAGTTCGGCACGTCCGCGGCGACGGCCCGGCCCTGATCCGACGACATCGCCGCCGCCATGGCCTCCGCCGAATCGAATTCGGCTTCGAAGATCGCGAAGTACGGGCTCTCCCCCGCCATCGCCGACACGTCGAAGCTGTACCGCCACGCACGCAGGCCCGGCAGCCGCGCGGCCAGCGGCAGATGCGTGTTCACGTAGTACTGCTTGAAGTGCTCGGGGTCGGCGGGCGGCGGGTACAGGACGGTCAGGCGGTACACGGCAAAATCCCTTCCTCAGGACGCCCGGCGGGCGAGGAACTCGTTGGTGCGTTCGGTGGTGGCCAGGATGCGCCACTGCCGGTCCGGGTAGTCGAAGTTGTTGGTGAACTCGTCCGCCACCGCCTTGTTCTCGTACATCGCGCCGAACAGTCGAAGCAGATGCTCCGGCGGCGGGCCGATCATCAGGTTGGTCCAGTTGGCCGCGCCGAGCACGACGTCCGCGCGGCGGGCCGCGACGTCCTGGCAGAACAGCTCGTCGAACCCGTAGTCCGCCAGGATCGCCTGCCCGGTGACCCACGCCGAATGCGACGCCGAGTTCGCGCCCTGCCCGACGACCGGGTCGACCACCGTGTGCACGTCGCCGATGGCCAGCGCGAACTTCCCGTCGGGCAGCTTCGCGTAGTCCTGTCGCACCGTCGGGGTCAGCGCGCCCTGCAACAGGTCGAGCGGGCCGGTCAGCGCGAAGCTCGCCGGGTCGACACGCGCGAAGGTCTGCGGGTGGTGCTTGGCGAGCTTGTCCAGGACCAGCCGTTCGTAGGACTTCGGATCGTCGTCGTAGCGCTGACGGCCGAGGACCTCCAGGTCACCGCCCGGCACGTTCTCGAACAGCAGCGCGGTGGTGAAACCGTGCCCGCTGTACATCGGGATCTCCAGCAGCTCACCGTGCCCCGGCGAGACGCTGATCGTGACGCCCTTGGGTTCGGGGTAGGCGATGCCGTGGTAGAGGCCGACGGACAGGACGCGCTGCGGCCGGTCATACGGGCTCAGCTCGGGGCGGCGCGGGAACAACGCCGCGAACGCGCCACGCCCGGCCGCCACGACGAGCAGGTCGTGCCTGCCGGAGATCGGCTCGATGTCCTCGGCCTGCAGCGTCCGCACCTCCAGGCGCCCGCCGCGCTCCTCGAACGTCTCGATGAGCTTGGGCAGGTAGAGCCGGTAGTCGATCGCGCTGGACCACTCGTCGAAGTCGCCGCGCCACGACATCGGTTCCGGGCCGCCGAGGTAGTGGTGGTGGCAGGAGTAGCCGTACTCCTCGACCGGCCAGAAGTCGATGCCCAGTGCACGCTCGCGCGTCAGCGTGGGCGCGTGGTGGGCGACACTGTTGAGCAGGCGCCCGCCGGCGAGCTGGGCAGCGGTCTTGTCGGTGTAGATGGTGACCGGGACGTCGTGCCGCCGCAGCAACAGGCCCAGCTGCAGGCCGGCGATCCCGGCGCCGATGATCCCGATGTCCGGCATGGTCGCTCCTCGCGTTCACAGGTGGGTCCGGCGGCCGGCGCGGGAATGTCCACATCGGCCTGCCGACCATCCTGCCGCCGTCCACGTCGCCGGTCTTTCCCTCAGGCGAACGCTTCTTGACGATGCGCGAACGCGTGGCGGCGGAACTCGCGGGGGCTCATGCCGTAGGCGGCCTTGAACGCGCGGCTGAAATGCGCCGCGTCCGGCAGGCCCCAGGCAGCGCCCACCGCGCCGACCGACCGGGCCGGATCCGGCGAGGCGAGGTCACGGCGGCACTGTTCGAGCCGCCGGGCGCGGATCCACCCGGCGACGCCCGATCCCTGCTCCGCGAACAGCTTCTGCAGGTACCGGGTCGAGATGTGGACCGCGGCGGCGACCGCGTCCGGGCAGAGGTCCGGATCGGACAGGTGCGCGTCGATGTAGGACTGGGCACGCAGCACGAGCGAATCGTGGCCCGCGTCGCCGGAGGGAACCTCCACCTGTTCCGCCAGCAGTGCGGACAGCAGGTCCAGCACGGCGTCCGCCAGTGGCATCGGCGAGGTGTCCCGGCCGAGGCGGTGCACCAGGCGCCGGAACAGCGGGGACAGCAGCGCACCCGGTTCGTCGTCGGCCGCGATGCGCTGTCCCAGGATCTGCCGCGCTCCGCCCGCCGCCAGCCGCAGTCGTTCGCGCGGGAACATGAACACCGCCATCGACGTCGGCTGCCCGAACGCCAGCGTGTAGGGCCGGTCGGTGTCGTAGATCGCGAAGTCGCCGGGACCGAGCACTGCTTCGCGGCCGTCCTGCACCAGCAGGCAACTGCCCCGCACCTGAAGGCCCAGCTTGTAGTACCCGCGCTCGCTCGCGCCGATCATCGCCTTCGTGCGCCGCACCCGGTGCGGTCCGGCGTCCACTTGGGACACCAGCGTCGAGCCGAGACGGTCGATGCGCACCTCGCCGCGGAACTCCGGTTCCGGCGCGACCGCGTCCAGCGGCACGAACGCGTCGGAGATGACGTGCCGCCAGTAGTCGACACTCTCCCCGCCGGACACCGAGCGCGTGCTCAGGACCCGCGTTGCCGATCGGACCACGTTGTCCTCCCTTTCTCGCGTCACCCGCTCAGGAACGCCCGCACGCGTCGCCGCGTCGCGAGCAGCCGCCACTGCCGGTCCGGGTGGTCGAAACCGTCGGTGAACGTGTCGGCCCGGCGCGGGTCGGCCGCCAGTCCCCGCCACAGCTCGTCCAGCCACGGCGGCGGGTCGAGCATCAGGTTCGTCCACGCCGACGCCCCGAGCAGCACCTCCTCGCGGGACCGCGCGACCCGACGGCAGAACAGCTCGTCGTACACCGTGTCGGCGGCTATCCCGGCGGCCACCACTCCGGCGCTGTAGGAGGCGATGTTGGCGCCCTGGCCCATCACCGGATCGACCACGACGTGCGCGTCGCCCAGCGCGAGTGCGAACCGGTCTTCCCCCAGCGGCAGGAAGTCCTCGCGCACGGCAGGAGTAACGGCGCCCTGCAGCAGATCACTCGGATGGGTCAGAGCAAAGTCGTCGAGCACCCGCTCGGCGGTGGCGGGGTGGTGCTCGCGCAGCTTGTCCAGCACCGTCTTGCGGAACAACGCCGGGTCCTGCGCCGGGGACAGCTCGTTCAGCACCGCCAGATCACCGCCCGGCACGTTCTCGAACAGCAGCGCCGTGACCGGGCCGTGCCGCGACATCATCGGGATCTCCAGCAGCTCCCCCTGGCCGGGCGCGACGCCGATAGTGACGGCCGCGGGCTCGGCCGGAGCAATGCCGGCGTAGAGCCCCGCGCACAGCAGCCGCCGCGGAGCGTCGTGCGGGCTGTGCTCGGGGCGCCGCGGGAACAACCCGCTCAACGCACCCCGGCCGGTGGCGATCACGAGCAGGTCGTGCCGCCCGGCGAGCGCTCCGAGATCACGCGGGCCGACGTCGCGGACCTCGATCCGCCCGCCACGCGCCTCCAGGTCGCCGGCCAGCCGCGGCAGGTACAGGCGGTGGTCGACCGCGCAGGAGGGGTGGGTGAACCGGCCGGCGAAGCGCGCTCCCCCGATCCAGTGATGGTGGGCCCCGTAGCCGAACTGCGCCGCGGGCCAGTGGTGCACGCCCAGCGCGCGCTCGCGCTCCAGCAGCGGGTGGTGGTGCGCGACGGTGTTGAGCAGCGGCGCAGCGGCGAGATCCTCCGGCGGCCGGTCGGCGTACAGCGTGAGGTCCACGTCGGCGGCCCGCAGCGCCAAGCCCAGGTGCAGCCCGGCGATACCCGCCCCGACGATGCCGACCGTGGTCACGACGCTGTCCTTACTCTATTATCGAGCAGCCAGTTCTATTTCTGAGTGGAACAGTACGAGGGGCGGATGGCGGAAGGCAAGGTTGTCGGCGGCGCGGGGCTGCAAACACTCGAACGGGGCCTGGCCGTCCTCGAAGCCGTCGCCGCTCACGCACCGTGCACGACGACCACGATCGCCGAGGTCACCGGCCTGCACCGGTCGATCGCCTACCGCGTGCTGTGCACCCTGGAGGCCAACGGCTACCTGCACCGCGACGACGCCGGCCGCTACGAGGTCGGCCTCGCGGTGCTCACCGTCGCCTCGGCGGTGCGCTCGGACCTGCAGTCGCTCGCGCAGACCGCGCTGTCGGCGGTCGCCGAAGAGACCGCGACCGTCGCGTTCCTCGCGGTGCCCCACGGCGAGGAGGCGCTGACCCTGGTCACCGCCGAACCGCAGGCCGCCGCCAGC
This is a stretch of genomic DNA from Amycolatopsis endophytica. It encodes these proteins:
- the uvrA gene encoding excinuclease ABC subunit UvrA; amino-acid sequence: MADRLVVRGAREHNLRGVDLDLPRDSLIVFTGLSGSGKSSLAFDTIFAEGQRRYVESLSAYARQFLGQMDKPDVDFIEGLSPAVSIDQKSTSRNPRSTVGTITEVYDYLRLLYARAGKPHCPQCGEPISKQTPQQIVDQVLDMEQGTRFQVLAPVVRGRKGEYVDLFSNLQQQGYSRARIDGQVYSLTEPPKLKKQEKHHIGVVVDRLTVKTSAKQRLTDSVETALRLADGLVELEFVDLPEGDAHRVRGFSENLACPNGHPLAIEDLEPRSFSFNSPYGACPECTGIGIRKEVDPELVVPDDELSLEDGAIAPWSGGQSAEYFQRLLESLSETIGFRMDTPWRRLTAKAQKAVLHGVDDQVHVRYRNRYGRQRSYYASFEGVIPFLERRLDQTESEYMRERYEGYMREVPCPACQGSRLKPEILAVTLEHGERGDRSIAEVCALSIEEASEFLDGLKLGQREAMIAGAVLKEIQARLRFLLDVGLNYLSLDRASATLSGGEAQRIRLATQIGSGLVGVLYVLDEPSIGLHQRDNRRLIDTLTRLRDLGNTLIVVEHDEDTIRSSDWVVDIGPGAGEHGGHIVHSGPFTKLLKNRKSLTGAYLAGREEIPVPSIRRPSNKKRQLTVVGAREHNLRGVDVSFPLGCLVSVTGVSGSGKSTLVNDILATVLANKLNGARQVPGRHTRVRGLDQVDKLVRVDQSPIGRTPRSNPATYTGVWDHVRKLFAATTEAKVRGYQPGRFSFNVKGGRCEACAGDGTIKIEMNFLPDVYVPCEVCKGARYNRETLEVHYKGKTVSDVLDMPIEEAAEFFEPIKAIHRHLQTLVDVGLGYVRLGQPAPTLSGGEAQRVKLASELQKRSTGKTVYVLDEPTTGLHFEDIRKLLGVINGLVDKGNSVIVIEHNLDVIKTSDWVIDLGPEGGSGGGTIVAEGTPEHVASVGESYTGKFLQDLLN
- a CDS encoding acyltransferase family protein; this encodes MPSFLPENPRHRPGSRRISWDAVRVLAVVSVMLGHITHQGPLAHTELDDYPVKVTAQFGAAILMVVSAFFVCQTVRRGAPGRWMWKKTARLVPPYLVAVLLTYFVMRLADAAFNGQGFGGHWWDKLFGPTTDGVAWASSWYVPVGHDLLVNLLMIQGWHQGFIWLDGSYWTLPVQMMVFAGAALLWSRTRWFHSPRAARHAKLLAWGMTLLPLVVRFWMFGPDNPSPWAFALVFGFGLHRLHAFAAGIAVWLWSRGRMSTAHLVPLLAAVVVAQDLHLYPHHVALPTDPSRLPSDIGFVLVLVLVCAAAKGPDWTFLRPVAPFLGWLAGISYGVYLLHQELGYILAKALQLAGLPAWARLPLVLGAAIGAGWLLTKLVERPAHRWLTGPRGATAPVPRTAPDTLVTGEPSGPAPVSVGGSS
- a CDS encoding MBL fold metallo-hydrolase, with protein sequence MNVAEDYTGHVEPGGDAARRVLRALTITKLSVGPMDNNAYLLVCRAQNEALLIDAAADPERISDLIGHGPDRPALRTVVTTHQHGDHWQALGAVAGANGSNTAAHPLDAEVLPVPPDFLVEHGDTITVGDCSLEVIHLRGHTPGSIALLYRDPDGSTHLFTGDSLFPGGVGKTGSPEDFESLLNDVTSRIFDVLPDETWFYPGHGDDSTLGAERPKLAEWRERGW
- a CDS encoding DUF4365 domain-containing protein; amino-acid sequence: MPDARGPSRAAVNALRTLLERHDHIVQEVDGQNDFGEDQHLTFTEDGQVTGDVVKIQVKGGRSWRRADGYFVPVGEHGRTWADGNVPVVCVVHDPDTGSLHWANATQQLLAARRNGEVLKTITIRSDQKLGDDSIADFVAEVRHYLSRYRGNRIIQAQLGEMAGVEFGASNIVQHHVNAHGEDLIFWQRRGEEFATLLHSDLDWQPEHIGPEHFHPHGRPDLLSSAPVVANTMLSRAEAQWLAACFDAARWAREPVADDPPLRTNIGARDNYVARRVEHHLWVESDSLTRSIQQLRTETATDHDLAAISTELESDAEACAEALSKPWREMSAKARRLVTFYLVKEVRAGSPALPIDKQFRIVWRCPRPTGEYGFDARIGRPSTQMSSHRESVLAFGLEPGDRIYWLSRYGNERGREVSAVWDSEDTPGAVCVLFDQLTLGDTFWPGESFVRKVSTKPR
- a CDS encoding flavin reductase family protein, whose product is MTTTMATDARRFRTAMGRFATGVTVITTRTADGVHGMTANGFLSVSLEPPLILVSLGACAMARYLEAGDRYAVTVLSADQEAVSRHFGGRPCFDVRFESPGAFDFVPGGLARIGCRIVDRVPAGDHTLFLGEVEHLDYRDGAPLLFYTGSYRTLHAGLTEDVFFY
- a CDS encoding EthD family reductase; its protein translation is MYRLTVLYPPPADPEHFKQYYVNTHLPLAARLPGLRAWRYSFDVSAMAGESPYFAIFEAEFDSAEAMAAAMSSDQGRAVAADVPNYATGGAQILHHAPVEGS
- a CDS encoding styrene monooxygenase/indole monooxygenase family protein, which translates into the protein MPDIGIIGAGIAGLQLGLLLRRHDVPVTIYTDKTAAQLAGGRLLNSVAHHAPTLTRERALGIDFWPVEEYGYSCHHHYLGGPEPMSWRGDFDEWSSAIDYRLYLPKLIETFEERGGRLEVRTLQAEDIEPISGRHDLLVVAAGRGAFAALFPRRPELSPYDRPQRVLSVGLYHGIAYPEPKGVTISVSPGHGELLEIPMYSGHGFTTALLFENVPGGDLEVLGRQRYDDDPKSYERLVLDKLAKHHPQTFARVDPASFALTGPLDLLQGALTPTVRQDYAKLPDGKFALAIGDVHTVVDPVVGQGANSASHSAWVTGQAILADYGFDELFCQDVAARRADVVLGAANWTNLMIGPPPEHLLRLFGAMYENKAVADEFTNNFDYPDRQWRILATTERTNEFLARRAS
- a CDS encoding AraC-like ligand-binding domain-containing protein; translation: MVRSATRVLSTRSVSGGESVDYWRHVISDAFVPLDAVAPEPEFRGEVRIDRLGSTLVSQVDAGPHRVRRTKAMIGASERGYYKLGLQVRGSCLLVQDGREAVLGPGDFAIYDTDRPYTLAFGQPTSMAVFMFPRERLRLAAGGARQILGQRIAADDEPGALLSPLFRRLVHRLGRDTSPMPLADAVLDLLSALLAEQVEVPSGDAGHDSLVLRAQSYIDAHLSDPDLCPDAVAAAVHISTRYLQKLFAEQGSGVAGWIRARRLEQCRRDLASPDPARSVGAVGAAWGLPDAAHFSRAFKAAYGMSPREFRRHAFAHRQEAFA
- a CDS encoding styrene monooxygenase/indole monooxygenase family protein → MTTVGIVGAGIAGLHLGLALRAADVDLTLYADRPPEDLAAAPLLNTVAHHHPLLERERALGVHHWPAAQFGYGAHHHWIGGARFAGRFTHPSCAVDHRLYLPRLAGDLEARGGRIEVRDVGPRDLGALAGRHDLLVIATGRGALSGLFPRRPEHSPHDAPRRLLCAGLYAGIAPAEPAAVTIGVAPGQGELLEIPMMSRHGPVTALLFENVPGGDLAVLNELSPAQDPALFRKTVLDKLREHHPATAERVLDDFALTHPSDLLQGAVTPAVREDFLPLGEDRFALALGDAHVVVDPVMGQGANIASYSAGVVAAGIAADTVYDELFCRRVARSREEVLLGASAWTNLMLDPPPWLDELWRGLAADPRRADTFTDGFDHPDRQWRLLATRRRVRAFLSG